In Candidatus Omnitrophota bacterium, the genomic stretch ATTTAAGGATTAAATTATATATGGCGAAAAAGGAAATAGTCAACAAGTTATTTAAAAATATTAAACTGTTAATTCTTGACGTAGACGGAGTTTTGACTAAAGGTGAGATTATCTATGATAATGAGGACAGAGAACTTAAGATTTTTAACGTTAAAGATGGCTTAGGCGTTTTTCTTTTACGAAAATTAGGGATTAAGACAATTTTTCTTTCAGCTCGAAATTCAAAAATGCTTAAAAGGCGTGCTAAAGATATGAGGGTGGCTGAAGTAATAGGCGGAATCATGCCTAAAGAGAAAACACTTGGTGGAATTAAAAGAAAATATAAGGTAAGCGAAAAAGAAATTTGTTTTATTGGCGATGATTTAATCGATTTAGGAATGATTAACAGGGTAGGCTTAGGTATTGCCGTTAACGATGCGCCGCCAATAGTAAGAAAAGCCGCCAGCTACGTCACTGCAAAAAATGGTGGTGAGGGTGCGGTTAGAGAAGTAGTTGATCTAATTATTAAATATCAAAAATTAGAGAAAAAAATCTATAGAATTTTAGAAAATCCGAGGTAAGTTTTAGTTTTTGCGGTTGACTTTATGAGGTAATTTGATATAGTAGGCTGTTTATGAAAAGCATTTTTATTGCAATTATTTTTATTTCTATAGCTGTGAATACACAAGCCTATTCGCAGCAAAAAATTAATGATTTCTATCTTTCTAACTTTAAAGAGGATGGTACTCATGATTGGGAAGTACGTGGGGTTGAGGCGATGGTTTATGATGAGTATGTTGATATTGAGAAAATGAATGCTCATTATTACCTTGAGGACGATACGATTCAAATAACTTCAGATAGCGCCCGCTTGAATAAGGAAAATATGGACGTTCATCTAGAAAACAACGTAAACATTACCAATAAAGAAGGAGCAAGGATAATTACTGATTCTTTAGATTGGCAAAATAGTAAAAACCTTATTCATACTCAAGATTGGGTAAAAGCGACCAGAGATGAAATGCAGATAACTGCACAGGGGATGAGCGCTGATACCGAGATGCAAAGCGCTGATTTTAAAAAAGACGTTGAAGTTAGTTTTCCTGATCAGGAGACTAAAATCCCGATCACTGCTAATTGTACTGGACCATTAGAGATTGAATATAGTGAGGGAAAAGCAATTTTTCATGATGACGTGGTGGTT encodes the following:
- a CDS encoding HAD-IIIA family hydrolase, which produces MAKKEIVNKLFKNIKLLILDVDGVLTKGEIIYDNEDRELKIFNVKDGLGVFLLRKLGIKTIFLSARNSKMLKRRAKDMRVAEVIGGIMPKEKTLGGIKRKYKVSEKEICFIGDDLIDLGMINRVGLGIAVNDAPPIVRKAASYVTAKNGGEGAVREVVDLIIKYQKLEKKIYRILENPR
- the lptC gene encoding LPS export ABC transporter periplasmic protein LptC; this encodes MKSIFIAIIFISIAVNTQAYSQQKINDFYLSNFKEDGTHDWEVRGVEAMVYDEYVDIEKMNAHYYLEDDTIQITSDSARLNKENMDVHLENNVNITNKEGARIITDSLDWQNSKNLIHTQDWVKATRDEMQITAQGMSADTEMQSADFKKDVEVSFPDQETKIPITANCTGPLEIEYSEGKAIFHDDVVVTHVQGKVYSDKCTLFFNTETKAIIKIVSEGNVKIFRDGSETYAEQATYFGPEDKLVLEGRPRLIYYIEEGNSSLGGL